The DNA region GTATCGAAACCTGCGGCAACCAGCACCTCCGATCCCACGAAGCCAATGACGACCAGGACGGCGCTGAAGGGGACTCGGATGCGCTCCGTCAGTGGCTCCACCAGTACGGCAAGGAGCAGCAGCACCATAAAAAACAATACGGCAAGCGCTATATTCATCCGAACCCCACGCGGCTATAAAAAAACTGGCCTCTGCAGCAGGCCGGACTGCTTAGGTTGAACGGAAGTAGCGGTTGACGATCAGATTATCAAGGCTCGCTTTGCCCGGGCCACTCAGCAGCAGCGGAATCAACATAATGAGAAAAAACAGCGGCAGTTTGTAGCCATTGTCGCAAACGTTGTAGCCATGGCTCGCATGGACGCTCACCCAGGCGACCACATCAAGAATAATCAACGCCGCAGCACTAAAGCGTGTTGCGAGCCCAATAACCAAGGCAACACTGCCGATCAACTCGGACCAAGTGGCCAGAAACCAACTGATATCCACAGGAATGACATCAAAGGGCCACGGGAACTTGGCTTCGATCTGGGCGAACCAGTTTTCGCCCCGGAACTTCATTACACCGGACTCCCAAAACTCCCACGCCAACACGAGCCTCAGGCCCAGTGGCGACAGATAGTTCCCAAGCCAGGTCAGAATCTGGGTCACCTTGCACCCCATGGAAACAAATACATTCATGGTAGTCCCCTCCTCTCGACTCTATTTGTTTATGACGCTGTGCCAGTCGTAGTGACTGGAAGATGATGAATCGAATGAATCGATGAAATACCCTGGATCGCGTCACGCACTGATCTTGGCCACGGGTTTTGATTCCAAGTCCGGATGCAACTCATCGAGTGGCTTCGATAGGCCATTGCCCATGATGATCCGGGCATGATACCGACGTAGCTGGCGCGGTTCCTTGACGCCGCAGGAATGCGCGATCATGCCTACTTCGTAAACCATATTCTTGGCATAGTGCATGACGCGGACCGCCTTATCTTCGGGCACCAA from Gammaproteobacteria bacterium includes:
- a CDS encoding DoxX family protein, yielding MGCKVTQILTWLGNYLSPLGLRLVLAWEFWESGVMKFRGENWFAQIEAKFPWPFDVIPVDISWFLATWSELIGSVALVIGLATRFSAAALIILDVVAWVSVHASHGYNVCDNGYKLPLFFLIMLIPLLLSGPGKASLDNLIVNRYFRST